A genomic region of Brienomyrus brachyistius isolate T26 chromosome 6, BBRACH_0.4, whole genome shotgun sequence contains the following coding sequences:
- the LOC125745550 gene encoding uncharacterized protein LOC125745550 isoform X1: MGSCDHHESGPASLSVPATGPHHGFHLCAGPPQCGALWGGMQLVPEAALKMQGGMAACHVGGLCPGVGCQALLPHMCQRSSQSSLHLALALVVQVLLLLHAIPEAHTWLRLASEPCPQTPANVTATGFSEEISLSSWPFGHMQGSWSSQSSSARNTDVEQGPSTPFGSNQSITITIPEEGAVSVASHSAPHTHTHTHTYTDTMVAQTLN; the protein is encoded by the exons ATGGGTAGTTGCGATCACCATGAATCAGGGCCAGCTAGCCTGTCGGTCCCGGCCACAGGACCTCACCATGGCTTTCATTTATGTGCTGGTCCTCCTCAGTGCGGCGCTCTCTGGGGTGGCATGCAGCTGGTTCCAGAGGCAGCCCTCAAAATGCAGGGTGGCATGGCTGCTTGCCACGTGGGTGGCCTCTGCCCTGGTGTGGGGTGCCAGGCTCTGCTTCCACACATGTGCCAACGCAGCTCTCAGTCTTCCCTCCACTTGGCGTTGGCGCTGGTGGTGCAGGTCCTGTTACTGCTGCATGCCATCCCAGAGGCCCACACCTGGCTGCgcctagcctcagagccctGCCCGCAGACCCCAGCCAACGTCACCGCCACTGGCTTCAGTGAGGAAatttccctgtcctcctggccatTTGGGCACATGCAGGGCTCCTGGTCCAGTCAGAGCAGCTCAG CCAGGAACACTGACGTTGAACAAGGGCCCAGTACCCCCTTCGGCAGCAATCAGtccatcaccatcaccatcccggaggagggagcagtgagtgtagCTTCTCATTCagcacctcacacacacacacacacacacacatacacagacactatGGTAGCCCAAACACTGAACTGA
- the LOC125745549 gene encoding uncharacterized protein LOC125745549, whose amino-acid sequence MAFIYVLVLLSAALSGVACSWFQRQPSKCRVAWLLATWVASALLWGARLCFHTCANAALSLPSTWDDLEHALVLVVQAWLLLLLHAIPEAHTWLRLASEPCPQTPANVTATGFSEETSLSSWPFLHMHGSCSSHSSSARITDLEAGPSTTFGSNQPTTITILDEEAISVASHSAPHTDTQPCNQETSLHKLTSICGERTSSFRDGQMSADHQESWTIIPLHN is encoded by the exons ATGGCTTTCATTTATGTGCTGGTCCTCCTCAGTGCGGCGCTCTCTGGGGTGGCATGCAGCTGGTTCCAGAGGCAGCCCTCAAAATGCAGGGTGGCATGGCTGCTTGCCACTTGGGTGGCCTCTGCCCTGCTGTGGGGTGCCAGGCTCTGCTTCCACACATGTGCCAACGCAGCTCTCAGTCTTCCCTCCACTTGGGATGACCTTGAGCATGCGTTGGTGTTGGTAGTGCAGGCCTGGCTCCTGCTACTGCTGCATGCCATCCCAGAGGCCCACACCTGGCTGCgcctagcctcagagccctGCCCGCAGACCCCAGCCAACGTCACCGCCACTGGCTTCAGTGAGGAAacttccctgtcctcctggccatTTCTGCACATGCATGGCTCCTGCTCAAGTCACAGCAGTTCAG CCAGGATCACCGACTTAGAAGCAGGGCCCAGCACCACATTCGGCAGCAACCAACCGACCACTATTACCATCCTGGACGAGGAAGCAATAAGTGTAGCTTCTCATTCAGcacctcacacagacacacagccgtGTAATCAGGAAACTAGTCTGCATAAG CTGACCTCCATCTGTGGAGAGCGCACAAGCTCCTTTAGAGATGGACAGATGTCAGCAGACCATCAGGAGAGCTGGACAATCATCCCATTACATAATTAA
- the LOC125745534 gene encoding cadherin-like protein 26 isoform X2, with amino-acid sequence MHKAMLGQTQRLCLLRWITMRAFARISAVLFVLSLNEPVLEASSSNSHVRQKRAWIIDSFTIEEEHKGPFPYPLGNISIQRDYFVHFILHGKGVDEEPKNILKIDPITGLITVHGKVDYEQYHVLKLTFEARKSSSVVDTKLGVEINILDINDHPPVFQKKVYETTIDESMTQGSNVLTVLATDFDKPGTPNSTFQYKILSVTPKTSDVEFFIEQNGKISFKGCLDYEKAKTFNVLVEAKDNGEVVRLSSNTTVSISLTDKNNHLPAFAGRTGPGRINERESGVSILRLHVTDKDSKNTLAWKAKYTIHGDKDNVFSIHTDPETNDGILVVEKVQKKTETGLWEVLTRSGEAGQDGVPAAHTEAITVFVDDVNDPPVFTPPVKIIMVEENLEAGHMLATLTAIDPDRTYNSEFVYKIANDSDNWVTVNPKTGQITTVKKLDRESPYVVNNTYIVTLYAIDKGKPPLTGTGSLIIHLKDQNDNVPELLQHAVDMCLSDGPTTVQIAAHDRDQDPFAGPYLFELQGDVKGKWHLDPYHGETATLVREKTVYAGPHQLQLKVYDTQGHNSLQNLSVTVCDCTASPNCQLQRAVASRVTKTALGVILMVPLMLLGILLLATFLSCKKEKSVMQVDHGTAEYLISSNTETPGTDCPIPNELSQVHKDQVDQIVTSNGVTVQNIQRIQPVEGKFPQQPPRKILRRSMSSTSHMKSGFYQSSALRRSHSTSRENYVKVINLRSILNQKINSIQAHEELLDDRPKVYSYEGDEHNHCQLDCISIPDSEFTPDRLQDLGPRFNGLAAVSRPTYNSR; translated from the exons ttgtgctgtcGCTG AACGAGCCAGTGCTGGAGGCCTCATCATCGAACAGTCACGTCCGACAGAAGCGAGCCTGGATCATCGACTCATTCACCATTGAGGAGGAGCATAAAGGCCCGTTCCCATATCCGTTGGGGAAT ATCAGCATTCAGCGAGACTACTTTGTGCACTTCATTCTCCACGGAAAGGGGGTAGATGAAGAGCCCAAGAATATCCTCAAAATTGATCCAATTACGGGGCTAATTACTGTTCACGGGAAGGTGGATTATGAGCAGTATCATGTGCTAAAG CTAACATTTGAAGCTAGAAAATCTTCATCGGTTGTAGACACCAAGCTTGGTGTCGAGATAAATATATTGGACATAAATGACCACCCCCCAGTATTTCAAAAAAAAGTTTATGAAACAACGATTGATGAATCAATGACACAGG GGTCCAATGTTTTGACTGTACTGGCAACAGATTTTGATAAACCAGGAACCCCAAACTCAACTTTTCAATATAAGATACTTTCTGTGACCCCTAAAACCTCCGACGTTGAGTTTTTTATTGAACAAAATGGCAAAATATCATTTAAAGGATGTTTGGACTATGAG AAAGCAAAGACGTTCAACGTACTGGTGGAAGCGAAAGACAATGGTGAGGTGGTGCGTCTGTCCAGCAACACTACAGTCAGTATCAGCCTAACAGACAAAAACAACCACCTCCCTGCCTTTGCTGGTCGCACG GGACCAGGCAGAATCAATGAGAGGGAGTCAGGAGTTTCTATTTTGCGACTACATGTTACGGACAAGGactcaaaaaacacactagCGTGGAAGGCCAAGTACACCATCCATGGAGACAAGGACAATGTCTTCAGCATCCACACTGATCCAGAAACCAATGATGGGATACTGGTCGTTGAAAAG GTGCAGAAGAAGACCGAAACGGGGCTGTGGGAGGTGCTTACAAGATCAGGGGAGGCTGGACAGGACGGCGTGCCTGCGGCTCACACCGAGGCCATAACCGTGTTTGTGGATGATGTGAACGACCCGCCAGTCTTCACGCCGCCCGTGAAAATCATCATGGTCGAAGAGAACCTAGAAGCGGGACATATGCTTGCAACTCTCACTGCGATAGATCCGGATCGCACCTATAATAGTGAATTTGT GTACAAGATAGCAAATGATTCAGATAATTGGGTGACTGTGAATCCAAAAACTGGACAAATTACGACTGTGAAGAAACTGGACAGAGAGTCGCCTTATGTTGTGAATAACACCTACATTGTAACCTTGTACGCAATAGATAAAG GCAAGCCGCCATTGACAGGCACAGGATCTCTCATCATCCACCTGAAGGACCAGAATGACAACGTGCCAGAGTTGCTCCAGCACGCAGTGGACATGTGCCTATCGGATGGGCCCACGACGGTCCAAATCGCCGCCCATGACCGGGATCAGGACCCTTTTGCCGGACCCTATCTCTTTGAGCTGCAAGGTGACGTCAAGGGCAAATGGCACCTTGATCCTTACCACG GGGAGACAGCTACCCTTGTGAGGGAGAAGACGGTGTACGCTGGGCCACACCAGCTGCAGCTCAAGGTCTACGACACGCAGGGTCATAACTCCCTGCAGAACCTCTCAGTCACTGTGTGTGACTGCACTGCCTCGCCCAACTGCCAGCTGCAGCGTGCAGTCGCATCGCGGGTCACGAAAACTGCACTCGGGGTCATACTCATGGTACCGCTTATGTTACTGG GTATCCTGCTTTTGGCCACCTTTTTATCTTGCAAGAAGGAAAAGTCAGTCATGCAAGTCGACCACGGCACTGCAGAGTACTTGATTTCGTCCAATACTGAGACACCAGGAACAGATTGTCCG ATTCCTAATGAATTAAGCCAAGTACACAAGGATCAGGTGGACCAGATTGTGACTTCCAACGGTGTGACTGTGCAGAATATTCAAAGGATCCAGCCG GTGGAAGGGAAATTTCCCCAGCAGCCACCGAGAAAGATTTTGAGAAGG AGCATGAGCAGTACGTCACACATGAAAAGTGGATTCTACCAG agctcagcactAAGAAGATCTCACTCTACATCAAGAGAAAATTATGTTAAAGTGATAAACTTGAGATCCATTCTTAATCAG AAGATCAATTCCATTCAAGCTCATGAGGAGCTGTTGGATGATCGCCCTAAGGTCTACTCCTACGAGGGCGATGAACACAACCATTGCCAGCTGGACTGCATCTCCATCCCTGATAGCGAATTCACTCCTGACAGACTTCAGGACCTGGGTCCTAGGTTTAATGGGTTGGCTGCTGTGAGTAGGCCAACATACAATTCCAGATAG
- the LOC125745550 gene encoding uncharacterized protein LOC125745550 isoform X2 — MGSCDHHESGPASLSVPATGPHHGFHLCAGPPQCGALWGGMQLVPEAALKMQGGMAACHVGGLCPGVGCQALLPHMCQRSSQSSLHLALALVVQVLLLLHAIPEAHTWLRLASEPCPQTPANVTATGFSEEISLSSWPFGHMQGSWSSQSSSARNTDVEQGPSTPFGSNQSITITIPEEGAVTSI; from the exons ATGGGTAGTTGCGATCACCATGAATCAGGGCCAGCTAGCCTGTCGGTCCCGGCCACAGGACCTCACCATGGCTTTCATTTATGTGCTGGTCCTCCTCAGTGCGGCGCTCTCTGGGGTGGCATGCAGCTGGTTCCAGAGGCAGCCCTCAAAATGCAGGGTGGCATGGCTGCTTGCCACGTGGGTGGCCTCTGCCCTGGTGTGGGGTGCCAGGCTCTGCTTCCACACATGTGCCAACGCAGCTCTCAGTCTTCCCTCCACTTGGCGTTGGCGCTGGTGGTGCAGGTCCTGTTACTGCTGCATGCCATCCCAGAGGCCCACACCTGGCTGCgcctagcctcagagccctGCCCGCAGACCCCAGCCAACGTCACCGCCACTGGCTTCAGTGAGGAAatttccctgtcctcctggccatTTGGGCACATGCAGGGCTCCTGGTCCAGTCAGAGCAGCTCAG CCAGGAACACTGACGTTGAACAAGGGCCCAGTACCCCCTTCGGCAGCAATCAGtccatcaccatcaccatcccggaggagggagca GTGACCTCCATCTAA
- the LOC125745534 gene encoding cadherin-like protein 26 isoform X1 has translation MHKAMLGQTQRLCLLRWITMRAFARISAVLFVLSLNEPVLEASSSNSHVRQKRAWIIDSFTIEEEHKGPFPYPLGNISIQRDYFVHFILHGKGVDEEPKNILKIDPITGLITVHGKVDYEQYHVLKLTFEARKSSSVVDTKLGVEINILDINDHPPVFQKKVYETTIDESMTQGSNVLTVLATDFDKPGTPNSTFQYKILSVTPKTSDVEFFIEQNGKISFKGCLDYEKAKTFNVLVEAKDNGEVVRLSSNTTVSISLTDKNNHLPAFAGRTGPGRINERESGVSILRLHVTDKDSKNTLAWKAKYTIHGDKDNVFSIHTDPETNDGILVVEKPLDFELAASRNLTISVENEEPFFSCQVQKKTETGLWEVLTRSGEAGQDGVPAAHTEAITVFVDDVNDPPVFTPPVKIIMVEENLEAGHMLATLTAIDPDRTYNSEFVYKIANDSDNWVTVNPKTGQITTVKKLDRESPYVVNNTYIVTLYAIDKGKPPLTGTGSLIIHLKDQNDNVPELLQHAVDMCLSDGPTTVQIAAHDRDQDPFAGPYLFELQGDVKGKWHLDPYHGETATLVREKTVYAGPHQLQLKVYDTQGHNSLQNLSVTVCDCTASPNCQLQRAVASRVTKTALGVILMVPLMLLGILLLATFLSCKKEKSVMQVDHGTAEYLISSNTETPGTDCPIPNELSQVHKDQVDQIVTSNGVTVQNIQRIQPVEGKFPQQPPRKILRRSMSSTSHMKSGFYQSSALRRSHSTSRENYVKVINLRSILNQKINSIQAHEELLDDRPKVYSYEGDEHNHCQLDCISIPDSEFTPDRLQDLGPRFNGLAAVSRPTYNSR, from the exons ttgtgctgtcGCTG AACGAGCCAGTGCTGGAGGCCTCATCATCGAACAGTCACGTCCGACAGAAGCGAGCCTGGATCATCGACTCATTCACCATTGAGGAGGAGCATAAAGGCCCGTTCCCATATCCGTTGGGGAAT ATCAGCATTCAGCGAGACTACTTTGTGCACTTCATTCTCCACGGAAAGGGGGTAGATGAAGAGCCCAAGAATATCCTCAAAATTGATCCAATTACGGGGCTAATTACTGTTCACGGGAAGGTGGATTATGAGCAGTATCATGTGCTAAAG CTAACATTTGAAGCTAGAAAATCTTCATCGGTTGTAGACACCAAGCTTGGTGTCGAGATAAATATATTGGACATAAATGACCACCCCCCAGTATTTCAAAAAAAAGTTTATGAAACAACGATTGATGAATCAATGACACAGG GGTCCAATGTTTTGACTGTACTGGCAACAGATTTTGATAAACCAGGAACCCCAAACTCAACTTTTCAATATAAGATACTTTCTGTGACCCCTAAAACCTCCGACGTTGAGTTTTTTATTGAACAAAATGGCAAAATATCATTTAAAGGATGTTTGGACTATGAG AAAGCAAAGACGTTCAACGTACTGGTGGAAGCGAAAGACAATGGTGAGGTGGTGCGTCTGTCCAGCAACACTACAGTCAGTATCAGCCTAACAGACAAAAACAACCACCTCCCTGCCTTTGCTGGTCGCACG GGACCAGGCAGAATCAATGAGAGGGAGTCAGGAGTTTCTATTTTGCGACTACATGTTACGGACAAGGactcaaaaaacacactagCGTGGAAGGCCAAGTACACCATCCATGGAGACAAGGACAATGTCTTCAGCATCCACACTGATCCAGAAACCAATGATGGGATACTGGTCGTTGAAAAG CCCCTCGACTTTGAGTTGGCCGCCAGCAGAAACCTCACTATTAGTGTGGAGAACGAGGAGCCATTCTTCTCCTGCCAGGTGCAGAAGAAGACCGAAACGGGGCTGTGGGAGGTGCTTACAAGATCAGGGGAGGCTGGACAGGACGGCGTGCCTGCGGCTCACACCGAGGCCATAACCGTGTTTGTGGATGATGTGAACGACCCGCCAGTCTTCACGCCGCCCGTGAAAATCATCATGGTCGAAGAGAACCTAGAAGCGGGACATATGCTTGCAACTCTCACTGCGATAGATCCGGATCGCACCTATAATAGTGAATTTGT GTACAAGATAGCAAATGATTCAGATAATTGGGTGACTGTGAATCCAAAAACTGGACAAATTACGACTGTGAAGAAACTGGACAGAGAGTCGCCTTATGTTGTGAATAACACCTACATTGTAACCTTGTACGCAATAGATAAAG GCAAGCCGCCATTGACAGGCACAGGATCTCTCATCATCCACCTGAAGGACCAGAATGACAACGTGCCAGAGTTGCTCCAGCACGCAGTGGACATGTGCCTATCGGATGGGCCCACGACGGTCCAAATCGCCGCCCATGACCGGGATCAGGACCCTTTTGCCGGACCCTATCTCTTTGAGCTGCAAGGTGACGTCAAGGGCAAATGGCACCTTGATCCTTACCACG GGGAGACAGCTACCCTTGTGAGGGAGAAGACGGTGTACGCTGGGCCACACCAGCTGCAGCTCAAGGTCTACGACACGCAGGGTCATAACTCCCTGCAGAACCTCTCAGTCACTGTGTGTGACTGCACTGCCTCGCCCAACTGCCAGCTGCAGCGTGCAGTCGCATCGCGGGTCACGAAAACTGCACTCGGGGTCATACTCATGGTACCGCTTATGTTACTGG GTATCCTGCTTTTGGCCACCTTTTTATCTTGCAAGAAGGAAAAGTCAGTCATGCAAGTCGACCACGGCACTGCAGAGTACTTGATTTCGTCCAATACTGAGACACCAGGAACAGATTGTCCG ATTCCTAATGAATTAAGCCAAGTACACAAGGATCAGGTGGACCAGATTGTGACTTCCAACGGTGTGACTGTGCAGAATATTCAAAGGATCCAGCCG GTGGAAGGGAAATTTCCCCAGCAGCCACCGAGAAAGATTTTGAGAAGG AGCATGAGCAGTACGTCACACATGAAAAGTGGATTCTACCAG agctcagcactAAGAAGATCTCACTCTACATCAAGAGAAAATTATGTTAAAGTGATAAACTTGAGATCCATTCTTAATCAG AAGATCAATTCCATTCAAGCTCATGAGGAGCTGTTGGATGATCGCCCTAAGGTCTACTCCTACGAGGGCGATGAACACAACCATTGCCAGCTGGACTGCATCTCCATCCCTGATAGCGAATTCACTCCTGACAGACTTCAGGACCTGGGTCCTAGGTTTAATGGGTTGGCTGCTGTGAGTAGGCCAACATACAATTCCAGATAG